TTCACCGTGgcttttatttgttctgtttgctCGTGGGGATGAGGTCAACTCTGGGGGCACGGAGACCCCACGACCCACCAGGATGCCAGGCCTTGGAGTAtctgaccccacccccagccccggccacACACCCTCCAGGTCTGAAGGTCAGGTGAAAGCCCCCAAGTGAAGGATCTGCCCTTTCTCAGCGGCCGCAGGGCGCTCCCGGGTGATCATCCTTTGCACGGGCTGCCAGGGGAGTCGTGGGGCCCGCAGGGGCACCGCGAAGCTGCCGCTCGGGCCGAGCCGCTCAGTGGGTGCCAAGGCCTAGTGCGGACGAGGCTGGCGGGCTGACTGCGCAGAAAGGGGAGGCCGTGGCCCAGGGCGAGCCCCAGAGCCTCAGGAGCCAGGAGCACTCACGCTgccacgcacgcacgcacgcacgcccACACGACCGCACGCAcaacccccccaacacacacacacacgtgcctgGCCCCACTGTGCatgtgggagaaaaggaaaagaaaaccttgaGGGCTGAGGCCCAGCGGGAATCCCAGCAGATGGAGGGCGGCGGGCCCGGGCTCCACGCGGCTGAGGCGCAGCGTCCGTTCTCAATTTGGAGCCGGCACCCCCTCCCTCGCGGCCTCCTCGGGCCCCAAGGAGTCGTCCGGCCCAGGCGGGTGCCCATGCCCGTCCACACCGCCGTCCACACTGCCGTCGGCCCTGCTCCGCTGCTTCTGCCGCCGGGTCTCCTTGTACCTCAGGGTGATGTCCCTGGTGGCAGCGGGGGCCGCGTCACCaccagctgggccctggaggTCCCTGCCACTGCCCGGCGGACGCGCCCCCCGCGGGTGCCAGCGCGGGCAGGGCAGAGCCGAGCCGCGCAGGGCCTGGCGCCTCGGACCCGACCGGGGAGAGGCCCGGAGGCGCAGGGCCGTGGCGTGCGGGCTCACCGCAGGAAGAAGCGCCAGACGGTCCAGGTGAGGGCGAGCACGGAGCCGAGCGTCCAGCACTGCGAGATGTAGAAGGGCAGGGACAGCGTGAGCGTCTGCGGGTCATACTTGACCACGATGAGCAGCTCCGTGACCGTGATGGCCGCCACCAGCCAGGCCTGCTGGCCCAGCTTCTTGTGGGGCTTCCTGCAGGGGAGGCGTCGGCTGAGGGCGTGCAGGCCAGCTCGGCCCGAGGGGCAGCACCGGCTCCCCCCGTGCCTCCCCGGCCCCCGCGGCCCTCACGGGTCGTCCATGAAGTCGTAGATCTCCCGCATGGCCACGCCGCCCACGTTGACGAAGAAGACCAGCCGCAGGAGGACCAGGCAGTGCTCGGGGGGCAGCCACAGCACGAACTTCAGGTAGAACGTGTTCAGTTCTGCCAACAAAaactgggggcagaggagggtgggggtgagccCGGTGCCCGGGGGCCGCGCGCGGGAGGCCGCCAGCCTTACCACCAGGACGATGCCGCACACGGCCAGCCAGCGGCGCAGACTGGACGCGGGCTTCCACTCGAAGCGCACCCAGCTGTAGGGCGTGAACTGGAAGGCGATCCTCTTCATCTTGCCCCTAGAACCAGGGCTGTCACCTGGGGCGgcaccgcccccgccccgccccgccccgccccgcccccaggcctctTCCTGGGCCACTTCCCCCAGGGAGGGCGGCCAGGGCGGGGTGGTCCGGAGAAGGGCCGGCAGGGACGCCGAGGCCCCGTGGGGCAGGGTGGCTCCTGGGACGTACTTGTAGGTTGGGATGTTCCAGAGGCCCTGCCACTTGTACGTCTTCAGGGACAGCCACTCGAGGGTCTTCATGCCGCAGTAGATGCCCAGCCCGTTGCAGACGAGCACGTCCATGATCCACTGGGGGCGGGAGCCGGGGGAGGTGGGTGCCACAGACCCCACTCCGTCCGGCCCGGTCCAAGGGGAGCCTGCGCCATGTGCCTCCCCCAGCGATGGTGTGGCAGGCCCGGGTCAGGGACACGGGGCTCAGTGGGCAGGCGGGCAGCAGGCACCTACGTGGTCCCACCAGCACTCGCTGAAGTTGGGCAGCTGGTGCTCCAGGCTGTATTCCAGGAACTCAAACACCACGCTCACGATCGTGCACATCCACCAGTCCCGGATCATCAGGGTCTGCGGGCCAGCCATGCGTCAGCCCGCAACGGGCCCCCACAGAcagccctcccaggcctcccttctACCCAGCCCGCAGCACCCTCAGCTGAGGCATCAGCAAAGGCGCACCAGTCCCCAAGCACCCCGATGTAAGACCTTCAGGCAGCTCTCAGGTGTGTCTACTTGCGTCCCCAAGCTGAGGGCATGTGAGGTCGGCCCTCAGGCTCAGCTGCTGGGGGCCAGCAAGAATGGGGGCGAGAGGCCTCCCGGCTGCCCCTCTGCTTTGCTCTTCAGTAGCCACCGTGGCACGCCCAGGATGCTCGGCCCAGTTAGGACCCTGAGCCCAAGTAGTCTTACAGACCCTCCAGACAGCCCACCTGTCCTCCATGACTGACCCGAAACCAGGTGTTCTGCACAATGAGGAGGTGCCTACCTTCAGGTACCAGCCAATAAAGTGTGCAGGCACAAAGCCGTCCAGCTTGTCCTGTGAGGGGAAGGACATAGGCCTCGTGCTCAGCCCCCCATCCCATTCAGGGTCCCCCTACCCCACATGCTTGGCCCCCATCCTGGTGCTTGGGCCCCAATCGTGAGCTGGGAGGTGACCCCGCCACAGCTGGGAGGGCGTCCCCACCCTCGGTCCTCACACCACTCCAGGAGGGCGCTGAGCCGAGGAGAGCCCCAGGTCAGGAAGGAGGGGCCAGCACCTGCTGGGGCTCATGCTGCCCCACCCCATCCAATCCACAGACGACTCGGTTTCCGGAGCTCCTGATGCCCAGTTACCCCTCTGGACACTCACCCAGACATTGTGGAAGGGGTCGGTCTTATTGTCTGGGTCATAGATGAGGCAGTTGCCCCCATAGTCCCTCTCTGGCAGTGGGACCCCCAGCCTGGGGTCAACATACTTCAGAAACTGGCGGCCGTCCTGGACAGTCTGCAAGGCCAGCACCCGTGTTAGGGGCTGAGGACTGTGGTGTGCGGACAGCACCCCTCGACCGCAAGGGGAAGCACCCAGTCTCAGCACCACCCCCAACCTTGGGCCCGGCAGATCAGGGGCTTCCCCAGTCCGAGGTGACATCCCCACGGGACCTTGCCAAGGGGGGTTACAGGAGCACATCCCGTCGGGGGCTCAGATCACCAgtctccccacctctcttccccaagACCCTTCAGGGCCCAGACCCCACAGAGTAGTGGCCTTCCTGGGACACACTTCTTCACATGATGGCCGGATAGCCTTTCCCAAACGCCAGCATTAGCTGAGTGCTCCTCTGGGCTTGGCATGAAGTGGGCTTTGGGGTTGCACCCGGCGGAAGAGGAGTCCCTCTGAGCAGCCACGCCCACTCTTCCCTCTGGGCCCCCCTCCAGAGGAGGGGCCCCAGGGCACCCGTCATCAGGACCCTGTCCCCAGGATCCTGCCCAAGTACCAGCTGAGGGATGCAGCGGGGAGGAGGCTCAGGCTGGGCTGACAAAGTCATCCATGGTGTGTGTGGGCAGATGGCACTTAGACCTGCAACTTGTCACACCACGGAGGTGACACCACGAGCAACTGACATCACCCCATGTGACCCGGGTAACACTGGATCTGAGGGGCTGACAACAGCGCCACATTCCCGAGTCAGAGGGATGGCCTCTTGGACTCGGCTCTGGAGGCCGGGTCTGCAGGGTCAGACCCCTGGATACTCAACCCCCAGGGAGGTGAACAGCTGGTCAAGCACAGAAAGTCTCTACATCGGGGCATCTGAAGGCTCACGACCCAAGAAAGTCAGAGGTCCAGACCACGACCCTCCACTCCAGCAAAGGCCGGTGAGGCCGGCTGATCCCTTGGGCCCCCGTGTGATGTGGCTCCCtggagagggaggcgggaggccGGTGGCTAGCAGCCGGCAGCTTGGGCAGCAGGGGCACCCTGAACCGGCTGTTTCTAAAACATCTGCAGACACACCCGTCAGGACCCACACGTCTCCCTGCTGTCGGCCAAGAGGGCCCAGGTCCTGGTTCCTAAGACCATCCTCCAAGAAAGGAaccaggctccttggagaaacggccgattccagggctggggcagggactcCCCAGAGAGGAGGTGCTCAGAaacacaagacaaaacaaaacaccaagaaCCCACGACGACGTGGTGTGTGAAAtctcccagtggccaaagcaatttgagcaacaaaatcaACCAAGTATTGAATTATAACCCAGAGTGCAACACAGATGTCCGTGAGGCCGTGCTGGTACAAGACATGACGGAAAACATGAGTCGGGGAGAAGAAACAAGTCTCCCAAGCAGAAGCTCTCCCCTCAAGCTGTGCAGCGGGACCTCCCTCCCGAGGGCGCGGCGTGGAGGGGGACGAGACGGACACCCCTCAGCCAGGGGTCGGGGTTGGCACCAAGTCAGAATCATGTGTCAGATCATGAGAGAAACACCGGACAAACCCCCAGCAACCTggataccaaaaccaaaaagcCAGACATTACAGGCAAACCACAGTGTGTCTTATGaatacagacacaaaaatcctcaacagaatactaGGAAACTGAATCCAGCACTATATAAAAAGGGCCATACACCACgcccaagtgggatttatcccaggaatgctaAGCTGgctcaaaataagaaaatgaatcaaCGCAGTATGTCATCTCAACAAAGGGAGAACCCACACATCTCACTGGACGCAGAAGCAGCACTGGACGAACTCCAACACCTCCCAAGATAAACACACTCAACCAACGAGGAAGAGGGGGCCCTCCTCCCAGGACAAGcggcctggggagggcagggcaacCAACCAAGACGAGGGGTGGTGAGGCTGCcgctgggcagggaggccagagaaggacagacagacacccaggCTGCgaagggagaggcaggaatcTCCCTGCTGCAGACGTAAGCCTGCGCAGGGAGCAGTCAGGCCCGCCAGACAGCAGAGCTGTTGGGATGGACCGGCAGGCGCAGACAGGCTGCAGGACACAGGTCCACAGACAGAACAAGCTGCACTTCCAGACGCCAGAAATGAGCAGACCAGCACGAAATGACGACATTTCACTTACGACAGCATCAAAAAGAGTGAAACCCTCAGGAATAAACTGAACAGAGGAAGCGCAAAAGGTAGACTCCAAAAACCACAGAAGGAGGTGAAGGAGCCGCACATGGAGAGCGTCCCGCAGGGGCGTGGGGGGCTCAGGTAAGAAGGGGGTGATGGACAATAGCCCACGTTCACCACAGGAGAGCTGGGTGCAGGGCTGGTGGGAACCCTGCACTAACTTCACAGTTCCGTGATCTGCTTTacaataaagttaattttaaataaaggaacaaaatacGGACCATGAGAAATCAATCAGAACAAAAGCTGGtctacaaagaagacataca
This Camelus ferus isolate YT-003-E chromosome 10, BCGSAC_Cfer_1.0, whole genome shotgun sequence DNA region includes the following protein-coding sequences:
- the LOC106731055 gene encoding phosphatidylserine synthase 2 isoform X1 is translated as MRRGERGGAEGQRPGSPVPVGKASLEEPPDGAPAGRAGGPGAGRRSNESEVYDDGTNTFFWRAHTLTVLFILTCVLGYVTLLEETPRDTAYNTKRGIVASILVFLCFGVTQAKDGPFSRPHPAYWRFWLCVSVVYELFLIFILFQTVQDGRQFLKYVDPRLGVPLPERDYGGNCLIYDPDNKTDPFHNVWDKLDGFVPAHFIGWYLKTLMIRDWWMCTIVSVVFEFLEYSLEHQLPNFSECWWDHWIMDVLVCNGLGIYCGMKTLEWLSLKTYKWQGLWNIPTYKGKMKRIAFQFTPYSWVRFEWKPASSLRRWLAVCGIVLVVRLAASRARPPGTGLTPTLLCPQFLLAELNTFYLKFVLWLPPEHCLVLLRLVFFVNVGGVAMREIYDFMDDPKPHKKLGQQAWLVAAITVTELLIVVKYDPQTLTLSLPFYISQCWTLGSVLALTWTVWRFFLRDITLRYKETRRQKQRSRADGSVDGGVDGHGHPPGPDDSLGPEEAAREGVPAPN
- the LOC106731055 gene encoding phosphatidylserine synthase 2 isoform X3 — encoded protein: MRRGERGGAEGQRPGSPVPVGKASLEEPPDGAPAGRAGGPGAGRRSNESEVYDDGTNTFFWRAHTLTVLFILTCVLGYVTLLEETPRDTAYNTKRGIVASILVFLCFGVTQAKDGPFSRPHPAYWRFWLCVSVVYELFLIFILFQDKLDGFVPAHFIGWYLKTLMIRDWWMCTIVSVVFEFLEYSLEHQLPNFSECWWDHWIMDVLVCNGLGIYCGMKTLEWLSLKTYKWQGLWNIPTYKGKMKRIAFQFTPYSWVRFEWKPASSLRRWLAVCGIVLVVRLAASRARPPGTGLTPTLLCPQFLLAELNTFYLKFVLWLPPEHCLVLLRLVFFVNVGGVAMREIYDFMDDPKPHKKLGQQAWLVAAITVTELLIVVKYDPQTLTLSLPFYISQCWTLGSVLALTWTVWRFFLRDITLRYKETRRQKQRSRADGSVDGGVDGHGHPPGPDDSLGPEEAAREGVPAPN
- the LOC106731055 gene encoding phosphatidylserine synthase 2 isoform X2 — translated: MRRGERGGAEGQRPGSPVPVGKASLEEPPDGAPAGRAGGPGAGRRSNESEVYDDGTNTFFWRAHTLTVLFILTCVLGYVTLLEETPRDTAYNTKRGIVASILVFLCFGVTQAKDGPFSRPHPAYWRFWLCVSVVYELFLIFILFQTVQDGRQFLKYVDPRLGVPLPERDYGGNCLIYDPDNKTDPFHNVWDKLDGFVPAHFIGWYLKTLMIRDWWMCTIVSVVFEFLEYSLEHQLPNFSECWWDHWIMDVLVCNGLGIYCGMKTLEWLSLKTYKWQGLWNIPTYKGKMKRIAFQFTPYSWVRFEWKPASSLRRWLAVCGIVLVFLLAELNTFYLKFVLWLPPEHCLVLLRLVFFVNVGGVAMREIYDFMDDPKPHKKLGQQAWLVAAITVTELLIVVKYDPQTLTLSLPFYISQCWTLGSVLALTWTVWRFFLRDITLRYKETRRQKQRSRADGSVDGGVDGHGHPPGPDDSLGPEEAAREGVPAPN